A section of the Deltaproteobacteria bacterium genome encodes:
- a CDS encoding sigma-54-dependent Fis family transcriptional regulator has protein sequence MEEIKQKDSLTKEDLALLYDTSTSIHAIRDMDEMLRSIMARIKAVFHIEGASIALHDADRNEFYFIRTVEKEKDRDYVKMQKMRFPDHLGVAGWVLRENRPVIIPDVSKDDRFYKGLNHKEDFVTKSMICVPLRTRKGLLGVLYALNKLEGEFTDKEARLLEILSGTVAVSIENARLYGELKQHARSLEQENRMLKSEVQEHFNLQGVIGSSPAMRRIFALIDKVIDTTTSVLIQGETGTGKELIARVIHYNGPLKDRPFVVENCGALAENLLESELFGHVRGAFTGAITDKKGLFEQANGGTVFLDEIGEMSSAMQVKLLRVLQEGQLRPVGGSRQININVRLIASTNRDLGEEVKKGNFREDLFYRVSVFPVTLPPLRERREDIPMLAAHFLKKSAGKLKRPAARLTPHAMNLLSQFDWPGNVRELENEIERAVTLAGNEREISEEHLSEKIKALSEKGVLIQETDGTLKEVTERIEQRIVSETLQKTRGNRSQAARMLGLTRQGLLNKIARYNINL, from the coding sequence ATGGAAGAGATAAAGCAAAAAGACTCGTTAACAAAGGAAGATCTCGCCCTGCTATATGATACATCTACATCGATTCATGCCATACGCGATATGGATGAAATGCTCCGGAGTATCATGGCCAGGATCAAGGCCGTTTTCCACATAGAAGGCGCATCCATAGCTCTCCATGATGCGGACCGGAACGAGTTTTATTTTATCCGGACCGTGGAAAAGGAAAAAGATAGAGATTATGTAAAGATGCAAAAGATGCGGTTTCCTGACCATCTGGGTGTGGCCGGCTGGGTGTTAAGGGAGAATCGGCCAGTCATCATTCCTGATGTCTCCAAGGATGACCGGTTCTATAAAGGGCTCAATCACAAGGAAGACTTTGTCACCAAGTCCATGATCTGCGTACCATTGCGAACTCGTAAAGGGCTGTTAGGGGTCCTCTATGCATTAAATAAGCTTGAAGGAGAGTTCACAGATAAGGAGGCAAGGTTACTGGAAATCCTTTCAGGAACGGTTGCCGTCTCTATTGAGAATGCAAGGCTTTATGGAGAGCTCAAGCAACATGCCAGATCTCTTGAGCAGGAGAATCGCATGCTCAAGTCTGAGGTGCAGGAACATTTCAACCTCCAGGGGGTCATTGGCTCAAGCCCAGCAATGCGCCGGATCTTTGCCCTTATTGACAAGGTTATTGATACAACAACCTCTGTGCTGATCCAGGGAGAGACAGGGACCGGGAAAGAACTAATTGCCAGGGTCATCCATTATAATGGCCCATTGAAAGATAGGCCCTTTGTAGTAGAAAATTGTGGCGCACTAGCAGAGAATCTCCTGGAAAGCGAGCTTTTTGGTCATGTAAGAGGTGCCTTCACCGGTGCTATCACAGACAAGAAAGGTCTTTTTGAACAGGCCAATGGGGGAACCGTCTTTCTTGATGAGATCGGAGAAATGTCATCTGCCATGCAGGTCAAACTGCTCAGGGTCCTTCAGGAAGGACAGCTCAGGCCGGTTGGTGGCAGCCGGCAGATCAATATAAATGTACGGCTTATTGCTTCCACAAATCGCGATCTTGGAGAAGAGGTGAAAAAGGGGAACTTCCGCGAGGATCTTTTTTATCGTGTCAGTGTATTTCCAGTCACTCTTCCACCCCTGCGGGAGAGAAGAGAGGACATTCCCATGTTGGCCGCCCACTTTCTAAAAAAGTCCGCCGGGAAGCTAAAAAGGCCCGCTGCCCGATTAACGCCCCATGCAATGAATCTTCTTTCGCAGTTTGATTGGCCGGGCAATGTGCGAGAGCTTGAGAACGAGATCGAGAGGGCCGTGACCCTGGCAGGAAATGAAAGGGAGATCAGTGAAGAGCACCTTTCAGAGAAAATCAAGGCCTTATCGGAAAAGGGTGTTTTGATACAGGAGACTGATGGGACACTGAAGGAAGTGACCGAACGAATCGAGCAGCGAATCGTCTCTGAAACTCTACAGAAGACACGCGGCAATCGTTCCCAGGCCGCCAGGATGCTTGGTTTGACACGCCAGGGCCTGCTCAACAAGATTGCCCGTTACAACATCAATCTATAA
- a CDS encoding adenylate/guanylate cyclase domain-containing protein, giving the protein MSRLSKALITGFVIGLLGVAATLVPCGIDLEEDIGLDLLFKLRGAREPPPEVIVVTLDKASADNLDLPTRPDKWPRSLHARLIENLARKGAAVIAFDMTFDESRSSEHDNLFAEAIKKAGNVVLCEYLKKEKIPLTDEDGVHTGDLDIERLVPPIPPLARSAVALAPFPLPKVPVKVSQYWMFKTGAGDTPTLPVVVFQVFALDVYDEFIRLLERVSPSQAGGLPRDKDIIIASKGVENLIRVLRDIFEKNPLTAEKMLDVLKNSSSLSRDIKRRQVLKSLIRMYQGDKSRYLNFYGPPGTVTTVSYHQLLQSMENSTACQEQLDLNGKAVFIGLSRRLWAGQKDGFHTVFSQASGLDISGVEIAASAFANLLEDMSVQPLDFRAHLAFILVWGIVLGIVCFFLPTAIAAFGVTGLSSLYLAVAHYQFKHTGSWYPLVIPLFFQVPAAYFGTVLWKYFEVNKERQNIRKAFGYYLPDKVVDQLAKNMAYIKSGSRMVYGTCLFTDAERYTTLSESMEPKELSRFMNRYWKALFEPVKQHDGIVSDVVGDSMLAIWATARPDDALRAQACLTALDIAGAVQRFNRSHDNLKLPTRIGLHSGYMLLGNIGAVNHYEYTPIGDIVNTASRIEGLNKYLGTRIVLSEEVLYQLDGFLTRELGKFLLAGKSRPVVVYELICRTGESSEQQRRLCATFNMALSAFRRRSWEEAIRGFYESMEIQGEDGPSVFYLKLCERYRDNPPGEIWDGSVFLDHK; this is encoded by the coding sequence ATGTCACGTCTGTCTAAAGCATTAATCACGGGCTTTGTGATCGGCTTGCTGGGAGTGGCGGCAACCCTCGTTCCTTGCGGTATTGATCTGGAAGAAGACATCGGCCTGGATTTGTTGTTCAAGCTGAGGGGGGCGAGGGAGCCCCCGCCTGAAGTCATAGTAGTGACTTTGGATAAGGCCTCTGCTGATAATCTGGACCTGCCGACAAGGCCTGATAAATGGCCTCGCTCTCTTCATGCCCGACTCATTGAAAATCTGGCCAGGAAAGGCGCTGCGGTGATTGCCTTTGACATGACTTTCGACGAAAGCCGATCCTCTGAGCACGACAATTTATTTGCCGAAGCGATCAAGAAAGCAGGCAATGTTGTCCTATGCGAGTACTTGAAAAAGGAGAAGATTCCCTTAACTGACGAAGATGGAGTGCATACAGGAGACTTGGATATAGAGAGACTTGTGCCACCAATCCCTCCTCTTGCACGATCTGCGGTTGCCTTGGCCCCCTTTCCCCTGCCCAAAGTACCTGTCAAGGTGAGCCAGTACTGGATGTTCAAGACAGGCGCCGGGGATACACCGACTTTGCCGGTTGTGGTCTTCCAGGTCTTCGCATTGGACGTGTACGACGAGTTTATCCGTTTGCTGGAAAGAGTCAGCCCATCTCAAGCAGGCGGACTTCCTCGTGACAAGGATATTATAATTGCGTCAAAAGGCGTAGAAAACCTTATCCGTGTCCTGAGAGATATCTTTGAGAAGAACCCGTTGACTGCAGAGAAAATGCTGGACGTGCTCAAAAATTCAAGTTCATTATCCCGCGACATAAAAAGGAGGCAGGTCCTTAAATCACTCATAAGGATGTATCAGGGCGACAAGAGCCGTTACCTTAATTTCTATGGTCCTCCCGGCACGGTCACAACTGTCTCCTATCATCAATTACTGCAATCCATGGAAAATTCGACTGCATGCCAGGAACAACTTGATCTTAACGGCAAGGCCGTATTTATTGGACTTTCAAGGCGATTGTGGGCAGGACAGAAAGACGGATTCCATACCGTTTTCTCTCAGGCAAGCGGATTAGATATCAGTGGTGTTGAAATAGCAGCCAGTGCCTTTGCAAACCTGTTAGAGGACATGTCTGTTCAGCCGCTCGATTTCCGTGCACATCTTGCCTTTATTTTAGTCTGGGGGATAGTGCTTGGGATTGTGTGTTTCTTTTTACCCACTGCCATTGCTGCATTCGGTGTGACCGGCCTGAGTTCGCTTTATCTGGCCGTTGCCCATTATCAGTTCAAGCACACCGGAAGCTGGTATCCGCTGGTTATTCCTTTGTTTTTCCAGGTACCTGCAGCTTACTTCGGCACTGTCTTATGGAAGTATTTTGAGGTGAACAAGGAACGCCAGAATATCAGAAAGGCCTTTGGATATTACCTGCCAGACAAGGTTGTGGACCAGTTAGCAAAAAATATGGCATATATCAAATCAGGCAGCCGAATGGTCTATGGAACCTGTTTGTTTACAGATGCTGAAAGATATACCACTTTATCGGAAAGCATGGAGCCCAAAGAACTAAGCAGATTTATGAATAGATATTGGAAGGCTTTGTTTGAGCCGGTAAAGCAGCACGATGGGATTGTATCAGACGTTGTCGGAGATTCTATGTTGGCAATATGGGCCACGGCACGGCCTGATGACGCCCTCAGGGCTCAGGCCTGCCTCACGGCGCTTGATATTGCCGGAGCAGTACAAAGATTCAACCGATCTCACGATAATCTGAAGCTTCCGACTCGCATCGGTTTGCACTCCGGGTACATGCTTCTCGGCAATATCGGTGCAGTCAACCATTATGAGTACACTCCAATCGGAGATATCGTCAATACGGCATCAAGGATAGAGGGCCTGAATAAGTACCTGGGCACACGCATAGTTTTATCAGAAGAGGTGCTATATCAACTTGATGGTTTCCTGACAAGAGAGCTTGGGAAGTTCCTTTTGGCTGGGAAATCAAGACCTGTTGTGGTATATGAATTAATATGCCGCACAGGAGAATCCAGCGAGCAACAAAGACGTCTTTGTGCGACTTTCAATATGGCTCTGAGTGCCTTCAGGAGGCGATCCTGGGAAGAGGCGATCAGGGGATTTTATGAGTCAATGGAAATCCAGGGCGAAGACGGACCTTCTGTTTTTTATTTAAAATTATGTGAGAGATATAGAGATAATCCGCCAGGGGAGATATGGGATGGATCGGTCTTTCTTGACCATAAATAG
- a CDS encoding acetyl-CoA carboxylase biotin carboxylase subunit has translation MGKERVLIANRGEIALRIIQACKDLGLDYVVLYTKEDEFSLHVRIAQQEEGGFKKAYRIARYNDPNEIFSVADEAECTAIHPGYGFFSENYSFARRAAMRIRPLIFIGPRWEVIRDLGSKINTKRLAKNLNVPVIPGSDGPIYNELEAEEVAEELFFLQKEQGIQHPSILVKASAGGGGMGIEEVSHLDAFRRIYRRIQNYAKRQFGDEGVLIEQCLRDYQHLEVQLLCSPHGEVVHFGTRNCTIQSAGRQKRLEVAPGFDPSVCEYPFDAKAVLDRIVEYSVRLAKHVGYDNIGTWEWIVSRDGSPCLMEVNTRIQVENEISGCISRISGSDGPPNLIREQIRVALGDRLGFTQKDISFEGTSIELRIVAEDARRGFAPWCGTITRFDYPDETWARLYSHVPRDTPYNIPTEYDPNFALAIIWGRDTEQAKERARQFLRGIAIEGTGAGDESIITNLEYLYNRIDDVLQF, from the coding sequence ATGGGCAAGGAACGTGTATTAATAGCCAACCGCGGAGAGATTGCCCTCCGCATTATTCAGGCCTGCAAGGATCTCGGTCTGGACTACGTGGTCCTATATACAAAGGAAGACGAATTTTCATTGCACGTTCGAATTGCACAGCAGGAAGAAGGCGGTTTTAAGAAGGCTTATCGTATAGCCAGATACAATGACCCCAATGAGATTTTTTCAGTGGCAGATGAGGCTGAATGTACTGCTATTCATCCTGGGTATGGATTTTTTTCTGAGAATTACAGTTTTGCCAGAAGGGCCGCCATGAGGATCAGGCCTCTGATCTTTATAGGCCCCAGATGGGAGGTCATAAGGGATCTCGGCAGTAAGATAAACACCAAGCGCCTGGCAAAGAACCTTAATGTGCCGGTGATTCCGGGATCTGACGGACCGATCTATAATGAACTGGAGGCTGAGGAGGTGGCGGAGGAACTTTTTTTTCTCCAGAAAGAACAGGGCATTCAGCATCCATCTATTCTGGTAAAGGCCTCTGCCGGCGGCGGAGGTATGGGTATCGAAGAGGTCAGCCACCTCGATGCCTTCAGGAGAATCTACCGGCGGATCCAGAACTATGCCAAGCGTCAGTTCGGGGATGAAGGGGTCCTGATTGAACAGTGTCTCAGAGATTATCAGCACCTTGAAGTTCAGCTTTTATGCAGCCCCCATGGGGAGGTGGTGCACTTCGGGACCAGAAACTGCACAATACAGAGTGCCGGCAGGCAGAAGAGGTTAGAGGTGGCTCCCGGCTTTGATCCCTCTGTATGCGAATATCCTTTTGATGCAAAAGCAGTCCTGGACCGGATCGTGGAGTATTCTGTACGTCTGGCAAAACATGTTGGCTATGACAACATAGGGACATGGGAGTGGATAGTATCCAGAGATGGCAGCCCCTGCCTTATGGAGGTCAACACCCGCATACAGGTTGAAAACGAAATTTCAGGATGCATTTCAAGAATAAGCGGGAGTGATGGGCCTCCAAATTTGATCAGGGAGCAGATAAGAGTGGCCCTTGGGGATAGACTGGGTTTTACCCAAAAAGATATATCCTTTGAGGGGACCAGCATAGAGCTGAGGATCGTCGCTGAAGATGCCAGAAGGGGTTTTGCGCCTTGGTGCGGTACCATCACACGCTTTGATTATCCGGATGAGACCTGGGCAAGGCTTTATTCTCATGTGCCCAGAGATACGCCATATAATATTCCCACAGAGTATGATCCCAACTTTGCTCTTGCCATTATATGGGGCCGGGATACGGAACAGGCCAAAGAAAGGGCCAGGCAGTTTCTGAGAGGGATTGCTATAGAAGGTACAGGGGCAGGTGATGAAAGCATTATCACAAATCTGGAATACCTTTATAATCGGATTGATGACGTGCTTCAATTTTGA
- the cooS gene encoding carbon-monoxide dehydrogenase catalytic subunit: MDTSRRFDREEGVCPSIQCEANRDVLCHPCAEGVVTAAHRVSSRAVEPCLFGKGGVCCRICNMGPCQIIEGVDTMKGVCGADAATVAARNFCRMVAGGASAHMDHGRGSALAFLATARGETPYEIKDTIKLRETALRLGIDPAEKDTRDLAIEVGIRLLGEFGQQEGTLAFIKRAPKARQELWSRLGILPRGIDREVVEIMHRTHMGVDQEHKNLLFQAARCSLADGWGASMIATELSDIMFGTPVSVRSKVNIGILKKDEVNITVHGHEPVLAEALAMASNDPEIVKASKKVRAKGINLAGVCCTGNEILMRRGIPIAGSFIQQEVVLATGAIEAMVVDVQCIMQGLSPVADNFHTELITTSDKARIPGATHIQFDEHRAMETAREIIMRAINRYPERGKHFIPVHQMDVVAGFSHENINYTLGGRFRASYKPLNDNIINGRIRGVAAIVGCDNYRVMEEVHIDLARELIANDVIVLVTGCAATGMGRAGLLSPEASSMAGDGLKEVLETVGCPPVLHMGSCVDNSRILIAATEMVKTGGLGTDISDLPVAGCAPQWMSEKAVSIGQYFVSSGVYVVFGPGFPTTGSNVVTDYCFKEMENLYGGMWDMAETSNDFANKMIDHINQKRRDLGLDKKKERVLFDMAMRRELEATPLHDVGCHGG, translated from the coding sequence ATGGATACCAGCAGACGCTTTGATAGGGAAGAAGGGGTGTGCCCCAGCATCCAGTGCGAGGCCAATCGTGATGTACTTTGTCACCCGTGTGCCGAAGGCGTGGTGACAGCGGCCCACAGGGTCTCTTCGCGGGCAGTGGAACCGTGCCTGTTCGGCAAGGGAGGAGTTTGCTGCCGCATTTGCAACATGGGACCCTGCCAGATAATAGAGGGCGTGGATACCATGAAAGGAGTCTGTGGCGCGGACGCAGCCACGGTGGCCGCGCGCAATTTCTGTCGCATGGTTGCCGGCGGGGCCTCTGCCCACATGGATCACGGCAGGGGATCGGCCCTTGCATTTCTTGCCACTGCCCGTGGTGAAACCCCTTATGAAATCAAAGACACGATCAAATTGAGGGAAACGGCCCTGAGGCTCGGCATAGACCCTGCTGAAAAGGATACCAGGGATCTCGCAATAGAAGTGGGTATCAGGCTGCTTGGTGAATTCGGCCAGCAGGAAGGTACCCTGGCCTTCATTAAGAGGGCCCCGAAGGCCAGGCAGGAGCTTTGGAGCAGGCTTGGAATCCTCCCCAGGGGTATTGACCGTGAGGTAGTGGAGATAATGCACCGGACCCACATGGGGGTGGACCAGGAACATAAGAATCTGCTTTTCCAGGCCGCCCGATGCTCCTTGGCCGACGGTTGGGGTGCATCCATGATAGCCACTGAACTGTCTGACATCATGTTCGGCACTCCTGTCTCAGTGAGGAGCAAGGTAAATATCGGCATCCTCAAGAAGGACGAGGTAAATATCACGGTTCACGGCCATGAACCGGTACTTGCCGAGGCCCTGGCTATGGCATCCAATGACCCGGAGATAGTCAAGGCCTCCAAGAAGGTCAGGGCAAAGGGCATAAATCTGGCAGGTGTATGCTGTACCGGAAACGAGATCCTCATGAGGAGAGGAATCCCGATTGCCGGGAGTTTTATCCAGCAGGAGGTCGTCCTGGCCACGGGCGCTATAGAGGCCATGGTTGTGGATGTACAGTGCATCATGCAGGGGTTGTCTCCTGTGGCGGACAATTTCCACACCGAACTCATTACGACCTCTGACAAGGCCAGGATTCCAGGGGCCACACACATACAGTTCGACGAGCACAGGGCCATGGAAACGGCCAGGGAAATAATAATGCGCGCCATCAATAGATATCCGGAAAGGGGCAAGCACTTCATACCAGTGCATCAGATGGACGTAGTGGCCGGCTTCAGTCATGAAAATATCAACTACACCCTTGGCGGCCGTTTCCGCGCATCCTACAAGCCACTTAACGACAACATTATAAACGGCCGTATCCGCGGGGTTGCCGCAATAGTCGGCTGTGACAACTACAGGGTCATGGAGGAAGTCCATATAGATCTTGCCAGGGAACTCATTGCCAATGACGTAATCGTACTGGTCACCGGTTGTGCTGCCACGGGTATGGGCCGTGCAGGGCTCCTGTCTCCTGAAGCCTCGAGCATGGCAGGTGACGGCCTGAAGGAAGTCCTTGAAACGGTAGGATGTCCGCCTGTGCTGCATATGGGTTCCTGCGTGGATAACAGCCGGATCCTTATTGCCGCCACCGAAATGGTAAAGACCGGCGGTCTTGGCACAGACATAAGTGATCTTCCGGTTGCAGGCTGCGCTCCTCAATGGATGAGTGAAAAGGCGGTGTCCATCGGACAATATTTTGTCTCAAGCGGTGTTTATGTGGTCTTCGGACCCGGTTTCCCGACAACAGGCTCCAATGTGGTTACCGACTATTGCTTCAAGGAGATGGAGAATCTCTATGGAGGGATGTGGGATATGGCCGAGACATCAAATGATTTTGCCAATAAGATGATTGATCACATAAACCAAAAGCGCCGTGACCTTGGTCTGGATAAGAAGAAAGAGCGGGTTCTGTTTGATATGGCCATGAGGCGTGAACTTGAGGCCACACCTCTGCATGACGTGGGATGCCATGGGGGATAA
- a CDS encoding acetyl-CoA carboxylase carboxyl transferase subunit alpha/beta — MADSGKILSQLADRISYLIDIKGNSEWSNIGDLIERVQALRQSIFDIKEADLFEEIGRIEDRVSFLEDRVAEKLSPAEIVNIVRSLQRFTLMDVLENVYDSYTELGGDRDCNIDPAIVVARATISRRVKNKLYSHQVMVIGHEKGRGEEYRNGGCARPWGNDKALKYMRVAETEGIPIHFYIFTPGSYPVEDYPGAAQQIARNLYIMAKLRVPTVSFISEGGSGGAEAIGVSGLRLMGSRGYYSVISPEGAAAIEGKIREGEKVPRELVEHCAAQLKITAEDNLKLGTIDRIVEEPPLGARRDDFAFFRRLRYEMLRATDEVVLKTKNFRAFRAYALKRRAEEGKEVPEDFGLLINWNLTDLEIERLLEFRFKKYMELGKGYFRENRTVLSDGIRKTKDIASKTYYDLRYGLLRPHRRNVQKVIEEVSSEGSVFLRKVTEPVKAAYDFVFPQPERPSKVVRSEVPERRSIFAEEWESYVSPLANEDCTITCPNASKYGCPDLWVPDLYGESCGVCPNCGHHFPLEYQWYLENLFDKNSVHEFNNHIASSNPLGFKGFDVRLNRDIRRTGRNSSMITFDAKVGGIRLVVAMLFSNFRGGTVGTAEGEKFVRACDIASTTRRPLLAYIHGTGGIRIHEGTLGVVQMPKCTLAVREYNDSGGLYIVVYDNNSYAGPVASFLGCSLYQFAMRSSRIGFAGPRVIRETTGQDVPPDYHSAKNALRRGHIQGIWDRREFKKNLYDALMTLGGPNLYYR, encoded by the coding sequence ATGGCAGATAGCGGCAAAATACTGAGTCAGCTCGCTGACCGGATCTCATATCTTATTGATATCAAGGGAAACAGCGAGTGGTCCAATATCGGCGATCTTATCGAACGGGTCCAGGCCCTTCGTCAGTCTATCTTTGATATAAAAGAGGCGGATCTCTTTGAGGAAATCGGCCGGATCGAGGACAGGGTATCCTTTCTGGAAGACAGAGTCGCTGAGAAGCTCAGTCCTGCAGAGATCGTGAACATCGTCCGGAGCCTCCAGCGCTTTACACTTATGGATGTCCTGGAGAATGTATATGACTCTTATACCGAGTTGGGTGGTGATAGAGACTGCAATATTGACCCTGCGATAGTAGTGGCCAGAGCTACCATATCGAGAAGAGTCAAAAACAAGCTATACAGCCATCAAGTCATGGTTATAGGCCATGAAAAGGGCCGGGGAGAGGAATACAGAAATGGAGGATGTGCCAGGCCCTGGGGAAATGATAAGGCCCTGAAGTATATGAGGGTAGCTGAGACCGAAGGCATTCCCATACATTTCTATATTTTTACTCCAGGGTCTTACCCTGTTGAAGATTACCCCGGAGCCGCACAGCAGATAGCCCGCAATCTATATATAATGGCAAAGCTAAGGGTCCCCACGGTATCTTTTATCTCCGAAGGTGGTTCTGGTGGCGCTGAGGCAATAGGGGTTTCAGGTCTCAGGCTTATGGGTTCAAGGGGCTATTACTCGGTCATTTCTCCTGAAGGTGCAGCTGCAATAGAAGGAAAGATAAGAGAGGGCGAAAAGGTCCCCAGAGAGCTTGTGGAACACTGCGCCGCCCAGTTAAAGATAACCGCTGAAGACAACCTGAAGCTCGGCACTATTGATCGCATTGTAGAGGAGCCCCCCCTTGGGGCCAGGCGGGATGATTTCGCCTTTTTCCGCAGGCTTCGCTATGAGATGCTCCGTGCTACCGACGAGGTAGTACTGAAGACCAAGAACTTCCGGGCCTTCCGGGCCTATGCCTTGAAAAGGCGGGCAGAGGAAGGGAAGGAGGTGCCGGAGGACTTTGGTTTACTCATAAACTGGAATCTCACAGACCTTGAGATAGAACGGCTTCTTGAATTCAGGTTCAAGAAGTATATGGAGTTGGGCAAGGGATATTTCCGCGAAAACAGAACTGTTTTATCTGATGGGATCAGGAAGACAAAGGACATTGCCAGCAAGACATACTACGATCTGAGATATGGCCTTCTGCGGCCGCACCGGCGAAACGTTCAGAAGGTAATAGAAGAGGTCTCAAGTGAGGGTTCGGTGTTTCTCCGAAAGGTTACCGAGCCCGTAAAAGCGGCCTATGACTTTGTTTTTCCCCAGCCGGAGCGCCCGAGCAAGGTCGTACGTTCCGAGGTGCCCGAGCGCAGATCGATCTTTGCAGAAGAGTGGGAATCTTACGTCAGCCCACTTGCCAACGAAGACTGTACTATTACCTGTCCCAATGCCTCAAAATATGGATGCCCGGATCTGTGGGTGCCTGACCTCTATGGGGAATCCTGTGGAGTGTGCCCCAACTGTGGCCATCACTTTCCACTTGAGTACCAGTGGTATCTTGAGAATCTTTTTGACAAGAATTCTGTCCATGAATTCAATAATCATATAGCCTCATCCAATCCCCTTGGTTTTAAGGGTTTTGATGTCCGTCTTAATAGGGACATAAGGCGTACCGGTCGTAACTCCAGCATGATAACCTTTGATGCCAAGGTCGGGGGGATAAGGCTGGTGGTAGCCATGCTTTTCAGCAACTTCAGGGGCGGGACGGTCGGAACTGCTGAGGGAGAAAAGTTCGTAAGGGCATGCGATATTGCCAGTACTACCCGAAGACCTCTTTTGGCTTACATACATGGTACAGGCGGGATCCGTATTCATGAAGGGACACTTGGTGTGGTTCAGATGCCAAAATGCACCCTTGCGGTAAGGGAATATAATGACAGCGGTGGTCTCTATATAGTAGTTTATGACAATAATTCGTACGCCGGTCCTGTAGCCAGCTTTCTGGGATGCTCACTCTATCAGTTCGCCATGCGTTCTTCCAGAATCGGTTTTGCCGGTCCAAGGGTTATAAGGGAGACCACAGGTCAGGATGTTCCCCCTGATTATCACAGCGCCAAGAATGCCCTCAGGCGGGGTCACATTCAGGGAATTTGGGACAGGCGCGAGTTCAAAAAGAACCTCTATGATGCCTTGATGACGCTGGGAGGCCCTAATCTCTATTACAGATAA